The DNA segment GGAAGGGCAGTCCGACACCAGCGTAGAACCAGCCAGTCTTGAAACCCCAGTTCCACTTATTGGCGTTGACCATATATGGAGTGAGCACATTCATGATGACTCCAGCAACACAAGTGCACGCAGCGCCAAAGCCAGCTGTGTAGGGTCGAAGACGTAGAGAAGAGATCTCGGCTATGAAGCCCCAACCAGCAGCACCGTTGGAGATCATTCCAACATCTAGAGAATGTTAGTGTCACAGATTATGAGCTTAGGTACATGGGAAGACTTACTCCAGAGGCATacaaagagaacaaagatGTTTTTAGTCACCGTGGTCGTCGGGATCAGACCAAGGATTCCAATGACTACACAAGACGTCCATGTAAGCGTCGTGGCGTAGCATGGAGATACGGCGTCGTCCAATCTTGTCAGCTACCAAAACGACGATCAACAGCGTGGTAATGTTGATGGAAGACGTGATGCATTTGATCGTAAAAGGATCAGCCAGACCGGCTTGTTGAAAGAAGTAGGTTCCAAAGGTCGCAAAAAGGGTAAGGCCAATGAATTGCTGTGTCATATTGGGCCAGAGCGAGATGACAGTTCGAAGGCCATCGACTCCGCGAAAGATGGCATACCAAtgctccttcttctgctgagCTGCAACCTCTCTCTCGTGTTCAAAAGTCTGCACGAGGATCTGATACTGATGCTCTTCATCATAGTCGACGACGCCGCGGTTGAGTCTTAGCAGCTGCTTCTTAGCACGATCTGCGTTGCCACGACTGACGCACCAAGCGGGTGACTCTGGGAGGAAGACGTAAATGACACACATAATACCGATTTGAGCCCATTGGGTATAAATTGGTGTCAGCCAGATGTTGGGGTTCTTGCGGTTCAGCAGCTGCAGGGCGATGTAGGCGAAAAAGGATCCAATGGTCCACCAGAGACTGTAGCACATGAGAAGACCTCCGCGGATACGGGTAGGGGCACACTCGGAGATATAGACCGGCAGAGTCGACTGAAGAGATCCGACTCCGATGCCCGCGAGGAGCTTAGCGGCGAGCCAAACTGGCCAGTGCCTAGCTAGAGACTCGCACAAGACGCTGCTGACAAGGATAGTCCAATAGGTCCACATTGCAGTCTTACGGCCATATCTATCGGACAGGAAGGGAATCGTCGTCATTCCGATGATCTGACCGGCAGACATGATGGAGCTCCAGCCAGCTAGAATAGGAGAAGTAAGGTATTCGACTCCGTCGGCGTTGGTCGCAGTCGCAAATTGATGAACGAAGCCCTTGTTGGCAATGATACTGCCGTTGATGCTGGTTCAAGTTAATAATCATGCACATGTAGTTAAGAGAGGCGAAATACACATACCCGATCTGATATCCATCCGTAGCGGCACTGAAAGCAGCTGCGAAGCAATAGGCCGTAGCAActttgaagagcttgacGGTTTCCCACAAGCTGAGTGACTCGTATCCCGAAGAGAGGACTCCTGTCTCGATCTTGACCTCGGATGCTTTGAAGGCTTGCTCGACGTGGAATTCgccaacctcatcatcgagTTTGGAGTTGTCAACTCCTTGCTTGGACTTGATAGAAGACATGACAGCTGTTATTGATGAGGCAATGCAACTATTGCTGATGAAAGGTGATGGTGGTCAAAGTTGGAGATGAGTGATGTAGATCAGTAAGCTGTCGGGTGCATGCCTTTAAGTATTCTCTCAAGATCCGAAAGTATGGATCTAATGTTTTCCCCATGGGGTTGTCGTGAGGACTTTGCACGAGATGTCGGGGAGAATAACCGGGGTCAAGGCCACCCACTGGAGTCTGTTCCTTGAGTCTCGTGGCAGGTGACAGAACGATGTGGGGTATGGGTAACCTCAATAGGATCATGGCCATGAAAGATGCTGCATCTCTGGTTAAGATTTTAGCCGTCTGGAACAGTTCAACTATTGATGATGTAAAGGCTTGAATGCGCTGAATGCACGATCAAATGGGTTGCAATGATTTTCCTACTGGATCTTACCGCGAAACTAGTGCAGAATTGTTAAGCTTTTGCTCAGTGGCGGCTCTAGACCTCTGATGCTGTCGAAATTTGGGACTAACCTCGGGGACACTCCCCGGGAGGTAGACTCTCATTGGGCTTTGTTGATTGGCTGAGCAGGTTCCGTACGATCGGGGAGCCTCCCCGATCGCCAATCAGATCCAGAAATATCAGCGGCGACTCAATCTCCAGAACCATTGCAGTGGAATCTTTCGTCAATCTCGGTTTATCTTGGAGCGAAAATTATTTTTTCGGGCTTTTTCAATTATCGGTTTACATTGAACGATTATCCTCCTGCTTGCTTCGTCCAGGTGTGCTGCCTATCtaccagcttctcaagacgATATGCAGGAAACAAACAGCTCCGAGCCTACAGCAACCATGGCTCAAACCTTTGAGCGCATCGCGAACGACTTACAGCCCAAACTTCATCGATGCGCCCGGGCTCCGCAGAGGATAGTTGAATTCGAGAAAGCCGGCCGGTCTTTCTTCGGCGTCAAGGCCTGCGCTGTTGACCATGACATCAACGACCTCTCTTGGGGAAAAGGGTCCGACTTTATCCTCGATTTCGGCATCCATATGGTCGGATATCTTTCATTCCACTTGGACTACGTCGGGCAAAACATGGACGCGCCATGTCGGCTCCGTCTCACCTTTGGCGAGTCGCCACTTGATGTGACAATGGATATGAACAATGTGAACACCTGGATCAGCACCGCTTGGCTTCCCGACGAGGTCATCAATATCGACATATGCCCGCAGACAATAAGTCTTCCCCGTCGATACTCCTTCCGATACTTGCGCGTTCAGATCATTGATACGTCTCCCAAGTTCAAGGTGTCGTTCTCGAATGTACGATGCGAATCAGTCAGCGCCGTCAGTCAAGGCCATCAGATCGATGCGGTGGAGTTTCCAGATCCCCTTCTGCAGGACATCGACCACGTTTGTATTTCCACGCTGAGAGATTGCATGCAGACTGTATTTGAAGATGGCCCAAGGAGAGATAGAAGGCTTTGGATTGGAGATCTTCGTCTCCAAGCTCTAGCAAACTACAGCACATTTCGGGATTTAGATCTTGTCAAGAGATGTCTTTTCCAGTTTGCAGCAGTCCGACGTGAGGACGGCTCGTTGCCAGCGTGCATCTTTGAAAATCCCACGTTGACGGCTTCGACAGACTACATCGCCGACTACGATGCTCTATTTGCCGCTATTGTGTATGACTATGTTGAGGCTTCTGGGGATATGGAGACTGGGCTTCTCCTTTGGGAGACTGTTCTCGACTGTCCAAAGCGACTACTGAGCAACCTCAATTCCACCTCCTATGTTTTCGAGGCCGAGCGCAGCAAGCATCACATCTTTCTCGACTGGGCAAAGGGTCTCGATAAGAGCGCGGGAGCTCACGGGGTATTACTCTATTGTCTGAAGGTCACGAACAAGCTCGCCGTGCGCCTGAACAAGCAGCCTCCCTACAACGAATTAATTCTCAAAATGACAGACGCTGCAAACTCATTCCTAAAAGACGGTATTTTTGTGTCTGGGCAAGCTCAGCAAATCAGCTACGCCTCCGCCGCATGGCTCGTTCTATGCGGAGCCCTTTCCTCCAGAAATCGCTCGCAAAGCCTTCCTCGCCACTCTTTGCACACCCAAATGCCGTGAAGCCACTAACGCCTTACCTATGGCACCACGTTTGCGACGCTCTCGCGATGCTGGGATGCTACAATGAATGTGTTGATCTTATCAAGTCTTACTGGGGCGGTATGGTGGAGGCAGGGGCAGACACGTTCTGGGAATGTTATGATGCGCAGGATTGTATGGCTAGTCCATATGGGGATGTACGGAATAACAGTTGGTGCCATGCTTGGAGCTGTACGCCGACATACCTGCTTAGGACGACGCTGCGAGATACGATCAAGGCGAGAGGCGTAGGTAAGGTCACGATGGATGAGCTAGACCAAAAATGGATCAAGAGATCTTTGGGTGATTCTGTAGTATAATGTATCATAAGCTGGGAGTTAAGATTGTGACCGACATCAATCACTTGTGATGGATTTCGGATAGCCCGAATGGGGCTTAACCTGCTTGTGCTTGAATGTTAATGAGAGTCAAAGGCAGGACCAGTATGTCTTAGTCGAACAAGCATAAAGCCTGGTGAACAATGCCGAGCATTTAAAACGCCTTTCTATATAGCTTGATAAAGAAAGGTAATAAAGAATAGAGGCTCCTTAAATTCAAGTATTAGGCCAGCTACCTACCCTGGAATATTGATCCAAGGTGCTGATATAGGGTAGGCCCTTGCATGAGTGAGAAGTGAATGACACCTACTAACCTAAAATTACAGCGCTAGGCCGAGCTGGACTAGCATGCCCCAGCTTTTAGCTGAGCCTGCACTTAATTTATTCATAAACCCTGCACACGGTCGGGGAGGACCCGAACCTCTTACTCTGCTCGATaccctctcttctttctcccATAATGCAGTCTCAAGCCCACACCCAAGACGATGCTTCAACGGAGACCAGCCGCACAAACAAGAGAACTCGCCTTGACCCACAGCCAAATGCAACGGGCGGAGACCGATCCTCGGGCGCCCAGCCAACCCGGAGACGCGTTGCCGTAGCATGCAAAGTGTGCCGTTCCAGGAAGACGAAGTGCGACAGCCGCTGGCCGGTTTGCAGCTACTGTGAGAAGAGCAACTCTGAGTGCCGATACGATACTGTAGACTCGGCAGATCGGCCCTTGTAcgtttttctttttccttttcttgaCTCCATGAACTGACCAGGATCTCTTTCGGCTGAAGAAGTCATGATTTGGGCATGCAGATCTTGGAGGCCGTCCGAGACTTATCACAAGTTGTGAAAGAACAACGCTCACCGGACGTATCCGATACACCCTCTCATACCCAACATGTAATACAGCCAACAAGACATAGTGAAGCTGACTCCCTGGTCAACTTAACTGCTACACCACAGTCCATTCCAGCTCCCGAAGGTCACGTTGAAAGATTCTCAGAAGGACTCGATAGGATCTTGACATGGAATGTGTTTCCACAAGAAATCGACCCTATCCCCGTCGATGACGGGAGCTTGATGGCTATGCCCGACGAGCTCCCTCCAATACGTTTCCCAGAGCTAAAGAGGTTGCAGAAATGCTATCTCAGTACTGTCCACAGCGTCAACCCCATTCTAGACGTCGCTGTTCTCGACCAGTATGTTACAAAAGTCTCCGAAAATGGCCTGGACTGGACGACGCAGACATGCCTTGTTGCCCTTGTATGTGCCATCGGCGCATTGTGTCACGACCCGCATGTCGAAACACCAAAGAGCCATAATAGTTGGGATGTTGACCAAACCACGGATATTGCTTATAGGTACTGGAGCGTCGCGTGTAAACGGCTTGGGAGAGCAATGAGTCACAATACGTTGGAATCAGCCCAGTGTTTGTGTTTGGCAGGGTAAGATGCTTTGGTGCAGAGGATATACCTCTTGTAGTTCTCGAATCTATACGGAGGCAAGCAAACTGACGTGAGTTGTAGCATCTGGTTTATGTGTAATCTACAACCACTCGAGGCCTGGAGGTATTTTACGATGGCAGGAAACTCCTGTTATTCTGCAATATGGGCCAGGTAAGACATCACGGATTAAGAACGCCGATGTCAACACTTACACAGCTCATAGAGAATCTACCATGCCTTCCTGGCCACAGAATTCCCCTTCCAGTCCACAAGCAATCAAGCAAAGCATTTTCTACACCGCATATAAATCAGAAGTGTACGTGAGAAGCTCTGTCAGTATGTCCTATTACTAATATAGGTGGTCGCACATAGCGAGATTCGCTACGAGATACCCAGCTTGCCTGGCTCGATGCTGGAACACATCGAGGATCGCCTCACGTTTCCGTCACCGCCAGCAGCGAATTGCCTGTTCGACGAGACTATAGCTTGGTACTACTTCCTCGCAGACATCGCCGCCCGACATTTGATCAACCGCATCGTCGACGCCAAGGTCGAGATCTCCGGGTGCCCCAGCGAAGTGCAAGCCAGGTCTTTACTCCGATCATACGAGGTTTTCGGCTCACAGCTGCAAGACTGGTATCTGTCCCTACCGCCAGAGATATCTTTCCCGCCGCCGGATGCAACTATTTCCCCCGAGTCGAATATCTATAAAAGAATCCTTCGTTCGCGGTATCTCTTTATCAAGGAGCTTCTGTGTCGGCCGTTCGTACGACTGTGTCTCAACTACGACCTTGAACTCCCCAGCGCCCTGGATGATGAGATAGTCAGTATAGCCTCCCTGGGCCTCCAGTATTGCGCTTGGAGACTAAAGGCTGTGGATCGAATGAACAAGCTCGATCATGGACTGTGGATATGGATTCGAAATAGCACAGCTTGCTCTATGATACTGATTGGTGCTGCTCGGAGCCTCCATTTCCACTCTGTCACTGCATCTAAGCGACTAGTACTTCCTCAAGACTGGCGTGAGATTGTTGTTTCTTTCTTACATGGGCTTGAGAAGTATTCTCACGAGACAAGAGGCGGCGTAGCTGCATGCTATCGACTTGTGACATGGGGTCTTGACGGGTTTCAACCAAGCTCACCGGATATCATTTGACAAGATAAATAGACAACACAGTATTTCATTCTTGTAACTCGAAGGAACTTAGTCTAGCTGATACTTTGCCCCGGTTCTTAGGCGCTCCCCATATCTATAAGATATAACAATCATGCTGATCATAGCCAACGATACACCCGCAAGCAATGTATTCCCCCATCCCTGGCCGATGGCATCAAACATCTTTGGACCAGCAAGAGGCAAAAGCGCACCTCCAATACTTCTAAGTACAGTGTTCGCCGCAGTAGCACTAGCAGCATAAGTCGGGAAAGCGTCTACCAAATAAGTGCTCACAGAAGTAAACACTGTGATCATCCCAAACCCAATCATAAACGTGCCAATGACAGGCACAAACCAAAAGACTCCATACTCTGTTGTCCATCCATATACCAAAAGCCCGATTGGAATTATCGCACTGCACGGTATCATGAGGGGGAGACGGTACTCGGGTTTGAGTTCGCCGCCTCGGGCCATTCTTCTCAGGATTGGATCTGAGACCATGCCGAAGAGTATAAGTCCGACAATCTGACCGCATCCGAAGCCGAGATAGATAAGACCGACGTTGGTGACTATGCCATATTTCGTTTTGAAGGTTTCGGAGACCGTCGTGAATAAAAGGTATAGAGTTCCGTAGGCGATTGCGGTCAGGAATGAGAGGCCGAAGATAATTGGCGAGAAGAAAAGCATCTTCAATGGGCGGGCCAGGCTTCTCTTGATGAGTTGGCTGTGCGGCGTTGCGACTGGCAAGTCTGCGGTGTCACACTCCTTTTGCAATTTCCTGAGTTTCTTTCTCTGAAGGGTTGGAGCGTGAGTCTCTTTTTGGACGAAGGCGCAGATAACAAGCACAGCCCCAGTCTGGAACAACATATCAGTACATGCAGGATACAGAACCGTCAGAAACGAATCTCCCTACCATTATAATAAGCAGCCAAAAGTTCCATCTCCAACCCAGACCTCTCGAGACATACGCACCCACAGCAGGCCCGAGACTCGGACCCAGCAACACAGGCATATTCCAGATAGCCATCGCGCGACCGCGCTCCTCCTGAGAGAAACCAGTCTGCAACGCTCGCNNNNNNNNNNNNNNNNNNNNNNNNNNNNNNNNNNNNNNNNNNNNNNNNNNNNNNNNNNNNNNNNNNNNNNNNNNNNNNNNNNNNNNNNNNNNNNNNNNNNNNNNNNNNNNNNNNNNNNNNNNNNNNNNNNNNNNNNNNNNNNNNNNNNNNNNNNNNNNNNNNNNNNNNNNNNNNNNNNNNNNNNNNNNNNNNNNNNNNNNNNNNNNNNNNNNNNNNNNNNNNNNNNNNNNNNNNNNNNNNNNNNNNNNNNNNNNNNNNNNNNNNNNNNNNNNNNNNNNNNNNNNNNNNNNNNNNNNNNNNNNNNNNNNNNNNNNNNNNNNNNNNNNNNNNNNNNNNNNNNNNNNNNNNNNNNNNNNNNNNNNNNNNNNNNNNNNNNNNNNNNNNNNNNNNNNNNNNNNNNNNNNNNNNNNNNNNNNNNNNNNNNNNNNNNNNNNNNNNNNNNNNNNNNNNNNNNNNNNNNNNNNNNNNNNNNNNNNNNNNNNNNNNNNNNNNNNNNNNNNNNNNNNNNNNNNNNNNNNNNNNNNNNNNNNNNNNNNNNNNNNNNNNNNNNNNNNNNNNNNNNNNNNNNNNNNNNNNNNNNNNNNNNNNNNNNNNNNNNNNNNNNNNNNNNNNNNNNNNNNNNNNNNNNNNNNNNNNNNNNNNNNNNNNNNNNNNNNNNNNNNNNNNNNNNNNNNNNNNNNNNNNNNNNNNNNNNNNNNNNNNNNNNNNNNNNNNNNNNNNNNNNNNNNNNNNNNNNNNNNNNNNNNNNNNNNNNNNNNNNNNNNNNNNNNNNNNNNNNNNNNNNNNNNNNNNNNNNNNNNNNNNNNNNNNNNNNNNNNNNNNNNNNNNNNNNNNNNNNNNNNNNNNNNNNNNNNNNNNNNNNNNNNNNNNNNNNNNNNNNNNNNNNNNNNNNNNNNNNNNNNNNNNNNNNNNNNNNNNNNNNNNNNNNNNNNNNNNNNNNNNNNNNNNNNNNNNNNNNNNNNNNNNNNNNNNNNNNNNNNNNNNNNNNNNNNNNNNNNNNNNNNNNNNNNNNNNNNNNNNNNNNNNNNNNNNNAGCACATATGGTGGGAAGAAATAAACGAATTGCAGTATATTTGGTATATAAATTTGTCCTTTATTAGATCTTGCGAGTTGGCAAGGGAGTCATTAATCAACTATGAGTTAATTGACAAATGTAGTGTCTAGACGCATTGCTCTTTGACAAGCTGCAATCTTCATTCATGCTAGTTTCACCGTGTTTTCGTGCTCAATGAGACCTGAGTAGGATCCTAGACTTGTAACAAAAGAACAACATCTACTTTATACTGATAGCAAAGCTCATGCAATGGGTTCTTCTGATGCTGTCTAATATATTCTTCAAAGTCCACTCCATCTAGTGGTTTCCTCCACATGCAAATTCCCCTCAAGCAGAACCTCCTTACTACTCGATCCTACCATTACTCTATACACACCTCTCTCGCTCGACCAACAGTGTAGTTCCTCATCCCAAAATGATGTAGTGAATCTATCCAGGGGAATTTCTACCCTCCGAGTCTCACCAGGCTGAAGGTATGTTTTCTTGAAACCCTTCAACTCCTTTTTAGGTCTCTGTATTGAAGACGTTGCCTCGTCAGCAGCGATGTAAAGCTGAGATACTTCAGCTCCAGGCACGGAACCAGAGTTGGTGATCTCGAAGCTCACGTGTGAGGATGCGAGGTTCAGCTTGTCGTAGGTAAATGTGGTATAAGATAGACCGTGGCTGTGAATGTCATGTTAGTTTGTTTCGAGCAGAGTATTGACTTGTTCACTCACCCAAAAGGATATAGCACGTCTCGATCGACCTTTTCGTAGTACCGATACCCGACATAAATATCTTCACCATAGATAACACGTCCCCTCTCGCTACCAAAGTTCAAAAACGTGGGCGTGTCTTGTAAGCGGCGTGGAAAGGAAAGCGGGAGTTTTCCACTGGGGCAGGTTGCGCCAAACAAAACGTCAGCAATACCATTTCCAGTCTCGTTTCCAGCTAACCAAGCATGTACATGAGTCTTGGCACTTTCAGCCCAGAGCATGTTGAAAGGAGTGCCGCTCTGCGTCACCATGATGGCGTCTGGAACCGCTGCCAACACGGCTGATGCAAGTCGAGGAAGCGATCCAGGAAGATCCATGTGGGGCCTGTCAAAGCCCTCAGATTCTTGATCTCTCGTCATCCCAACACACAAGATGGTCACATCTGACTGCAGCGCTGCTGAGACGGCGTTCTGGATGCCGATTTCAGGGTCAATTGCACTCGCTAGACCAACTCTTCCCGCTCCGCCGCCAAAGTTGACCACGCCTGGCTTGACGAGCTTGGAAGATGGTGCGCTCTCATACTCGACGGTGATGCGGTACTTCTGACCCTGGACAAGACGCTTTTGAGCCTTTTCCTCGACAGTTCCTTTGCCGAAGAAAAATGTCCCACCTCGCTGGACAAGATTATTATCGATCAGGAGCTGACCGTCAACATAGAGTCGCGCAGATCCATAGACTGCGAGCCCAAACTCAAACAGCCCTGTTTCTTGAATGACGAGATCGCCTTCCACAGTTGCATAGAAGAGCTTGTCTAGCTTCGGATGCGAGTAGCCCATAAGTAGCCAAGAAGAATCAGGCAGATGGCTCTCGTCGATGATCTCGCGGCCGGGTACACTGGGGCCCTGACTGTAGAAGCGCATTCTCATACCCGGCGATCCCTCCGGCGTAGTCATCATTTCGCCCTGCATGAGAGGATTCCACCCACTTGCTGAAGCGCCGACTTCGTATCGTACCTCGACATCAGGCGGTAGTTGGGCCACGATCCCTTCGTAGGGAGAAACAGTGTAGTACGGTCGAAGATGCGCAGAGCCGCCTCCACAGAACGAAGTGGTCTTCATGTTCGGACCGATCAAAGCAATGCTTTTGAAAGGTCGCTTGAGGGGAAGTTGGTTATTctcattcttcaacaagacaaCGCTGTCACCGGCGAGCTTTCGGTTGAGCTGCCTGTCTTCGGGATAGTCGCGtcctccttcttccaccGCAACGGGAACCTTTGTGCATCTTTGGATGAACTCGAGGACGTTTCGCGCTCGAGCATCTATGGTTGATCGGGATACCTTTCGGGTTGACACggcaaggtcgagaagctggCCGCGTTGCCTCGTTGGTCCTGGCATTTCGAGATCCAGTCCTGCATTGATGGCTTCGGTAGTAGAATAGGTCCCGAACCTGGAGCAAGAAGTAAACGTCAGTATCGGCTCTAGTATGGGTGGAGGAGGGTTTGCTGCGCACCAATCGCTCATGATCAGACCCCTCCACTGCCACTCTTCGCGGAGCAAAGAGTCAAGAAAATCCCTGTTTTCCGAAACATGTTTACCATTGACTTTATTGTAGCAAGCCATAACACCACCAGGCGCCGCATCACTAAGCGCAATCTGGAAAGGAAGCATATGAACCTCCCTCAACGCGCGCTCACTGGCAACCACGTTGACGCCAACTCTTTCGTGCTCTTGATCATTCGCAAGCCAGTGCTTGATAATCGACACGACGCCCGTGGACTGCACGCCTTTGATGTAGGCAGCAGCTAGTTTGCCTGTTGCATAAGGATCCTCTGCCATTGACTCGAAGCCACGGCCACCGAGGGGAGAGCGCTGGATACACACTGTAGGACCGAGCCAGCAGTGGGCGCCTTTCGCTATACACTCGTTGCCTATCAGCACGCCTGCCTTGTATAGTAGGTCCTGGTCCCAGGTGGCTGCTAGACCGGTACCGCAGGGCAAGCATGCTGCTGGTACGCCGTCGACGAATTTGGTTCCTCGCACGCCATTTGGTCCGTCGCTGACACGCACGGATGGAACGTTGAATGCTGGGAGAGGGTTCGTGTGCCAAAAGTCTCGGCCTGAAGTACAAAGCAGATTAGAAGTTGAGTCTCAAGGTGAGAAATTGATAAAGTATTACTCACCGGAGAGTAGAGATATCTTGTCAGAGACAGATGCGTTTTGGATGACATGTTCAACGTCAAAATCGCTGTGAACGTCGTCAGGGGTCACTTTCTTCAAAACCATGGTTGTATAAAAATGTGCGTGTTGGGACAATAGAATAACCCATGGATAAACAATGCCCAAAAAGGGCTAAGGTACTTAACAAACTTATAT comes from the Fusarium oxysporum f. sp. lycopersici 4287 supercont2.46 genomic scaffold, whole genome shotgun sequence genome and includes:
- a CDS encoding uncharacterized protein (At least one base has a quality score < 10), translating into MSSIKSKQGVDNSKLDDEVGEFHVEQAFKASEVKIETGVLSSGYESLSLWETVKLFKVATAYCFAAAFSAATDGYQIGINGSIIANKGFVHQFATATNADGVEYLTSPILAGWSSIMSAGQIIGMTTIPFLSDRYGRKTAMWTYWTILVSSVLCESLARHWPVWLAAKLLAGIGVGSLQSTLPVYISECAPTRIRGGLLMCYSLWWTIGSFFAYIALQLLNRKNPNIWLTPIYTQWAQIGIMCVIYVFLPESPAWCVSRGNADRAKKQLLRLNRGVVDYDEEHQYQILVQTFEHEREVAAQQKKEHWYAIFRGVDGLRTVISLWPNMTQQFIGLTLFATFGTYFFQQAGLADPFTIKCITSSINITTLLIVVLVADKIGRRRISMLRHDAYMDVLCSHWNPWSDPDDHDVGMISNGAAGWGFIAEISSLRLRPYTAGFGAACTCVAGVIMNVLTPYMVNANKWNWGFKTGWFYAGVGLPFLVGTWLLLPDTSGRTAAEVDELFERKIKPWRFSKTSTTA
- a CDS encoding uncharacterized protein (At least one base has a quality score < 10) — encoded protein: MAQTFERIANDLQPKLHRCARAPQRIVEFEKAGRSFFGVKACAVDHDINDLSWGKGSDFILDFGIHMVGYLSFHLDYVGQNMDAPCRLRLTFGESPLDVTMDMNNVNTWISTAWLPDEVINIDICPQTISLPRRYSFRYLRVQIIDTSPKFKVSFSNVRCESVSAVSQGHQIDAVEFPDPLLQDIDHVCISTLRDCMQTVFEDGPRRDRRLWIGDLRLQALANYSTFRDLDLVKRCLFQFAAVRREDGSLPACIFENPTLTASTDYIADYDALFAAIVYDYVEASGDMETGLLLWETVLDCPKRLLSNLNSTSYVFEAERSKHHIFLDWAKGLDKSAGAHGVLLYCLKVTNKLAVRLNKQPPYNELILKMTDAANSFLKDGIFVSGQAQQISYASAAWLVLCGALSSRNRSQSLPRHSLHTQMP
- a CDS encoding uncharacterized protein (At least one base has a quality score < 10), with translation MQSQAHTQDDASTETSRTNKRTRLDPQPNATGGDRSSGAQPTRRRVAVACKVCRSRKTKCDSRWPVCSYCEKSNSECRYDTVDSADRPLSHDLGMQILEAVRDLSQVVKEQRSPDVSDTPSHTQHVIQPTRHSEADSLVNLTATPQSIPAPEGHVERFSEGLDRILTWNVFPQEIDPIPVDDGSLMAMPDELPPIRFPELKRLQKCYLSTVHSVNPILDVAVLDQYVTKVSENGLDWTTQTCLVALVCAIGALCHDPHVETPKSHNSWDVDQTTDIAYRYWSVACKRLGRAMSHNTLESAQCLCLAGIWFMCNLQPLEAWRYFTMAGNSCYSAIWARESTMPSWPQNSPSSPQAIKQSIFYTAYKSEVEIRYEIPSLPGSMLEHIEDRLTFPSPPAANCLFDETIAWYYFLADIAARHLINRIVDAKVEISGCPSEVQARSLLRSYEVFGSQLQDWYLSLPPEISFPPPDATISPESNIYKRILRSRYLFIKELLCRPFVRLCLNYDLELPSALDDEIVSIASLGLQYCAWRLKAVDRMNKLDHGLWIWIRNSTACSMILIGAARSLHFHSVTASKRLVLPQDWREIVVSFLHGLEKYSHETRGGVAACYRLVTWGLDGFQPSSPDII
- a CDS encoding beta-glucosidase K, yielding MVLKKVTPDDVHSDFDVEHVIQNASVSDKISLLSGRDFWHTNPLPAFNVPSVRVSDGPNGVRGTKFVDGVPAACLPCGTGLAATWDQDLLYKAGVLIGNECIAKGAHCWLGPTVCIQRSPLGGRGFESMAEDPYATGKLAAAYIKGVQSTGVVSIIKHWLANDQEHERVGVNVVASERALREVHMLPFQIALSDAAPGGVMACYNKVNGKHVSENRDFLDSLLREEWQWRGLIMSDWFGTYSTTEAINAGLDLEMPGPTRQRGQLLDLAVSTRKVSRSTIDARARNVLEFIQRCTKVPVAVEEGGRDYPEDRQLNRKLAGDSVVLLKNENNQLPLKRPFKSIALIGPNMKTTSFCGGGSAHLRPYYTVSPYEGIVAQLPPDVEVRYEVGASASGWNPLMQGEMMTTPEGSPGMRMRFYSQGPSVPGREIIDESHLPDSSWLLMGYSHPKLDKLFYATVEGDLVIQETGLFEFGLAVYGSARLYVDGQLLIDNNLVQRGGTFFFGKGTVEEKAQKRLVQGQKYRITVEYESAPSSKLVKPGVVNFGGGAGRVGLASAIDPEIGIQNAVSAALQSDVTILCVGMTRDQESEGFDRPHMDLPGSLPRLASAVLAAVPDAIMVTQSGTPFNMLWAESAKTHVHAWLAGNETGNGIADVLFGATCPSGKLPLSFPRRLQDTPTFLNFGSERGRVIYGEDIYVGYRYYEKVDRDVLYPFGHGLSYTTFTYDKLNLASSHVSFEITNSGSVPGAEVSQLYIAADEATSSIQRPKKELKGFKKTYLQPGETRRVEIPLDRFTTSFWDEELHCWSSERGVYRVMVGSSSKEVLLEGNLHVEETTRWSGL